One Helianthus annuus cultivar XRQ/B chromosome 12, HanXRQr2.0-SUNRISE, whole genome shotgun sequence genomic region harbors:
- the LOC110883553 gene encoding transmembrane emp24 domain-containing protein p24delta9, translating into MKLQRSALCFIAILGLLSTIAHSIRFEIESGHTKCIAEDIKSNSMTVGHYSIVNPNEGQPLPESHRITLRVTSAYGNSYHSSENVQSGQFAFQAVEAGDYMACFFAIDHQPPLKIPVEFDWRSGVAAKDWSNVAKKGSVDAMEYELKKLADTITSIHDEMIYLRDREREMQELNKVTNSRMAWLSFLSLFICLSVAGMQIWHLKSFFEKKKLI; encoded by the exons ATGAAGCTTCAAAGATCTGCTCTCTGTTTCATTGCAATCCTGGGGCTTCTATCCACAATCGCTCACTCAATTCGCTTCGAGATCGAATCGGGTCACACAAAGTGTATAGCAGAGGATATCAAAAGCAATTCGATGACTGTTGGTCATTACTCAATTGTTAACCCTAATGAAGGACAACCTTTACCTGAATCTCACAGAATCACTCTCAGA GTGACATCGGCTTACGGGAATAGCTACCATTCGTCTGAAAATGTGCAATCGGGTCAATTCGCTTTTCAGGCTGTTGAGGCTGGAGATTACATGGCTTGCTTTTTTGCCATTGATCACCAACCGCCGCTTAAAATTCCGGTTGAGTTCGATTGGAGGTCTGGTGTAGCGGCTAAAGATTGGTCAAATGTTGCCAAGAAAGGTTCCGTCGAT GCAATGGAATATGAGCTGAAGAAACTTGCGGATACCATCACTTCAATTCATGACGAAATGATATATCTCAGAGATAG GGAACGAGAGATGCAAGAGCTTAACAAAGTGACAAATTCGAGAATGGCATGGTTGAGTTTTCTCTCACTTTTCATATGCTTATCAGTCGCGGGTATGCAAATTTGGCACTTGAAATCTTTCTTTGAAAAGAAGAAGCTCATTTGA
- the LOC110895661 gene encoding F-box protein CPR1 — translation MSDNIPFELQQLIINKLPVEPLIRFRSVCKAWKSLIDSPDFILNHIKQQQQQHLLVRYQDVLNLELKYVSIADNDDDTDTFPKHKVFVTLPQLVVNMGNHYTTVDSSHGLFCLFSKTVFSKTDRKAVIWNPSIRKAVDVLLPDMADDEIEWYRTVLGFGVCRETKDPKIVQIKIDTDIDMEDAVPWQVEVFTLSTGVWRSAYSGNVPSKFVRFSTGEQVVVGGVVYWLASGLASDRVDGGHGCDNLIVSFDLTSEEVGEVKLPGRLAHTHVTLSLFKLRESLVVIEGGLEDYKLVYHVWRMEDGVPKLFEKLFTIGGHSPDGSMVSVRGFRMTGEALVDLRAHPGFVRTLAAYEPYSNSIKNLGISERHISVYSYTETLLLL, via the coding sequence ATGTCAGACAACATTCCCTTCGAACTCCAACAGCTAATCATCAACAAGCTTCCGGTGGAACCCTTGATTCGATTCCGATCGGTCTGCAAAGCATGGAAGTCACTGATCGACAGTCCCGATTTCATTCTTAATCATAtcaagcaacaacaacagcaacatcTGCTCGTAAGGTATCAAGACGTTCTTAATCTCGAGCTAAAATATGTTTCAATTGCTGACAACGATGATGATACTGATACTTTCCCCAAACATAAGGTTTTTGTAACTCTTCCCCAATTAGTAGTTAATATGGGTAATCATTATACCACTGTTGACAGCTCTCACGGATTATTCTGTTTGTTCAGTAAAACCGTGTTCAGTAAAACCGACAGAAAAGCGGTTATTTGGAATCCTTCTATTAGGAAAGCGGTTGATGTTCTTCTGCCTGATATGGCTGATGATGAGATTGAGTGGTATAGAACCGTTTTAGGGTTTGGGGTTTGTCGGGAGACTAAGGACCCGAAGATTGTTCAGATAAAGATAGATACAGATATAGATATGGAAGATGCGGTCCCATGGCAAGTTGAGGTGTTTACGTTAAGCACAGGGGTTTGGAGAAGTGCGTATAGCGGCAATGTACCTAGTAAGTTTGTTAGATTTAGTACTGGGGAACAGGTGGTTGTAGGTGGAGTTGTTTATTGGCTAGCTAGTGGGCTTGCTAGTGATAGGGTTGACGGTGGACATGGGTGTGATAACTTGATTGTTTCGTTTGATTTGACGAGTGAAGAGGTTGGAGAAGTGAAGCTTCCGGGTAGATTAGCGCACACTCATGTTACTTTGTCTCTGTTTAAGCTAAGGGAGTCCCTTGTTGTGATTGAAGGCGGTCTAGAGGACTATAAACTGGTTTATCATGTATGGAGGATGGAGGATGGTGTTCCAAAGTTGTTTGAAAAGCTCTTCACTATCGGCGGTCACTCACCAGATGGATCGATGGTTTCTGTAAGGGGCTTTAGGATGACCGGTGAAGCTTTAGTCGACTTGCGAGCTCATCCTGGCTTCGTTAGAACACTTGCTGCTTATGAACCCTACTCTAACTCCATCAAAAATCTTGGGATTAGTGAAAGACATATTTCTGTGTATTCCTACACGGAAACACTACTTCTGCTTTGA
- the LOC110895659 gene encoding putative F-box protein At1g32420, whose translation MFHFISHITYQQHQHLLPLEESIIKIKMSDNIPLELQELIINKLPVEPLIRFRTVCKARKSLIDSSDFIRNHIKQQNQQHLLVKYQDAELKYVSIPDNDTDTFPQNTASVTVPQLVVNMHRHEITIDSSHGLLCLFGYFDRKAIIWNPSIRKAVDVALHLLDRDVEEMSAIFLGFGVCVGTRDPKIVKIRIEGKEGVVPWQVEVFTLSTRVWRSAYSSNLPSKFVRFGGEQMVVDGVVYWQVNGDVRDRANGEGGYGNLIVSFDLTSEEFGEVKLPVRLANTPCGLCMFKPRESLAVIEGLLEDSKLVYHVWVMKDGVPKLFEKLFTISGHTPDGSLVSSVLGFRKAGEALVELQAHPFSIRTLATYEPYSKAINNLGVSGRHISVYSYTETLLLLDQPDITN comes from the coding sequence ATGTTCCATTTCATATCTCATATCACCTACCAGCAACATCAACATCTGCTTCCCTTAGAAGAATCAATCATCAAAATCAAAATGTCAGACAACATTCCCTTGGAACTCCAAGAGCTAATCATCAACAAGCTTCCGGTGGAACCCTTGATTCGATTCCGAACAGTCTGCAAAGCACGGAAGTCCCTCATCGACAGTTCCGATTTCATTCGAAATCATATCAAGCAACAGAATCAGCAACATCTGCTCGTAAAGTATCAAGACGCTGAGCTAAAATATGTTTCAATTCCTGACAATGATACTGATACTTTCCCCCAAAATACGGCTTCTGTGACTGTTCCCCAATTGGTAGTTAATATGCATAGACATGAAATAACCATTGACAGCTCCCACGGATTATTGTGTTTGTTCGGTTATTTCGACAGAAAAGCGATTATTTGGAATCCTTCTATTAGGAAAGCGGTTGATGTTGCTCTGCATCTGTTAGATAGGGATGTTGAAGAGATGTCTGCAATTTTTTTAGGGTTTGGGGTTTGTGTGGGGACTAGGGACCCAAAGATTGTTAAGATTAGGATAGAAGGTAAGGAAGGTGTGGTCCCGTGGCAGGTTGAGGTGTTTACGTTAAGCACCAGGGTTTGGAGAAGTGCGTATAGCAGCAATTTACCGAGTAAGTTTGTTAGATTTGGTGGGGAACAGATGGTTGTCGATGGAGTTGTTTATTGGCAGGTTAACGGGGATGTTCGTGATAGGGCCAATGGTGAAGGTGGGTATGGGAATTTGATTGTTTCGTTTGATCTGACAAGTGAAGAATTTGGAGAAGTGAAGCTTCCGGTTAGATTAGCCAATACTCCTTGTGGTTTGTGTATGTTTAAGCCAAGGGAGTCACTTGCTGTGATTGAAGGCCTTTTAGAGGACTCTAAACTGGTTTACCATGTATGGGTGATGAAGGATGGTGTTCCAAAGTTGTTTGAAAAGCTCTTCACTATCAGTGGTCATACACCGGATGGATCACTGGTTTCTTCTGTACTGGGATTCAGGAAGGCAGGTGAGGCTTTAGTCGAATTACAAGCTCATCCTTTTTCCATTAGAACACTTGCTACTTATGAACCCTACTCTAAAGCCATCAATAATCTTGGAGTTAGTGGAAGGCATATTTCTGTGTATTCTTACACGGAAACACTACTTCTGCTTGATCAGCCCGATATTACAAATTAG